From Bos mutus isolate GX-2022 chromosome 5, NWIPB_WYAK_1.1, whole genome shotgun sequence, one genomic window encodes:
- the TAS2R7 gene encoding taste receptor type 2 member 7 → MSSEGQSILMLIAAGEFSLGILGNAFIGLVNCVDWIKHKKIASIDLILTSLAISRISLLCIILLDCYILVLYPDVYTGGKQMRIIDYFWTLTNHLSVWFATCLSIFYFLKIANFFHPFFLWMKWRIDSAIPRILLGCLVFSVFISLPVINNLDDDFRHCVKMKLKTNLSRRCRVHKAQHASIKIRLNLLTLLPFSVSLISFLLLILSLCRHTRRMQLRAPGSRDPSTEAHVSAMKAVISFLLLFIAYYLAYLVATSSYFMPETELAVIVGELIALICPSSHSLFLILENKKLRQASLRVLWKVKCILRRRNC, encoded by the coding sequence ATGTCAAGTGAAGGGCAGAGTATCTTAATGCTCATAGCAGCTGGGGAATTTTCACTGGGGATCTTAGGGAATGCATTCATTGGACTGGTAAACTGTGTGGACTGGATCAAGCACAAGAAGATTGCCTCCAttgatttaatcctcacaagccTGGCCATCTCCAGAATTTCTCTCTTATGTATAATACTATTGGATTGTTACATATTGGTCCTGTACCCAGATGTCTATACTGGTGGTAAACAAATGAGAATCATTGACTACTTCTGGACACTAACCAACCATTTAAGTGTCTGGTTTGCCACCTGCCTCAGCATTTTCTATTTCCTCAAGATAGCAAATTTCTTCCATCCCTTTTTCCTCTGGATGAAGTGGAGAATTGACAGCGCAATTCCTAGGATCCTGCTGGGGTGTTTGGTCTTCTCGGTGTTCATTAGCCTTCCTGTCATTAACAATTTGGATGATGATTTCAGGCATTGTGTCAAGATGaagttgaaaacaaatttaagtcGAAGATGCAGAGTACATAAAGCTCAGCATGCGTCTATCAAGATACGTCTCAATCTGTTGACACTACTTCCCTTTTCTGTGTCCCTGATCTCATTTCTCCTCCTGATCCTCTCCCTGTGCAGACACACCAGGCGAATGCAGCTCCGTGCCCCAGGGAGCAGAGATCCCAGCACGGAAGCTCACGTGAGCGCCATGAAGGCTgtcatctccttcctcctccttttcattGCCTACTACTTGGCCTATCTTGTGGCCACGTCCAGCTACTTTATGCCAGAGACTGAATTAGCTGTGATCGTTGGTGAGTTGATAGCTTTAATCTGTCCATCAAGCCATTCACTCTTCCTAATTCTAGAGAACAAAAAATTAAGACAAGCATCTCTAAGGGTGCTTTGGAAGGTAAAATGTATCCTACGAAGAAGGAATTGCTAA
- the TAS2R8 gene encoding taste receptor type 2 member 8 codes for MFVNGCIGLVICVDWIKKKKISIADYILTSLALSRMYLLCVMTLNGTILALYPGVYENEKIKVVLNIFWTFTNYLSMWFATCLNVFCLFEIANFSHRLFLWLKWRIERVVHWSLLGSLAISMLISLIQATLTNSDYDFLKIAKHKRNVTELFHVSKIQYFDPLTLFNLFAIIPFTVSLISFFFLITSLWRYSKQMKSSVTGSRDSITEAHVEARKTVNSFLFFLFVYYLACLLATFSDFMKESKLAMMSGEIIEILNP; via the coding sequence ATGTTTGTGAATGGATGCATTGGACTAGTAATATGTGTTGATtggattaagaagaaaaagatctcCATAGCTGACTACATCCTCACCAGTTTAGCTCTCTCCAGAATGTATTTGCTTTGTGTAATGACACTCAACGGCACCATACTGGCACTCTACCCAGGTGtttatgaaaatgagaaaataaaggtagttcttaatatcttctggacATTCACCAACTACTTAAGTATGTGGTTTGCCACCTGCCTCAATGTCTTCTGTCTCTTCGAGATAGCCAATTTCTCCCACCGACTTTTTCTCTGGCTGAAGTGGAGAATTGAGAGGGTGGTTCACTGGAGCCTACTGGGGTCCCTGGCCATTTCCATGTTGATCAGCCTTATACAAGCAACGTTAACAAATTCTGattatgattttcttaaaattgcAAAACATAAAAGAAACGTCACCGAATTGTTCCATGTGAGTAAAATTCAATACTTCGACCCATTGACATTGTTTAACCTGTTTGCTATTATTCCATTTACTGTGTCAttgatctcatttttctttttaattacatCCCTGTGGAGATACAGTAAACAAATGAAATCCAGTGTTACAGGCTCCAGAGACTCCATCACAGAGGCCCACGTGGAGGCCAGGAAAACAGtgaactcatttcttttcttcctttttgtataCTACCTGGCCTGTCTTTTGGCAACATTTAGCGACTTTATGAAAGAAAGCAAGTTAGCTATGATGTCTGGAGAGATTATAGAAATTCTTAATCCCTAA
- the TAS2R9 gene encoding LOW QUALITY PROTEIN: taste receptor type 2 member 9 (The sequence of the model RefSeq protein was modified relative to this genomic sequence to represent the inferred CDS: inserted 1 base in 1 codon; deleted 1 base in 1 codon; substituted 2 bases at 2 genomic stop codons) produces the protein MKGITSLECSANIPGTMEAIYMLLITGSWMIGIWGNRFIVLVNYSGWLKKRAVSLTDVILVSLATSRICFLCVIYMDGFIMVLFPDTYRHGEMMNILDIFWTTCNHSTVWFTFCLSIFYLLKIASISHPVFLWLKLKMNRXILGILLMSFLISSIISALLNNDSFYDFRINNEANITXEFKVSKIPTAFKXIILNLEAMVPFILCLVSFVLLFFSLLRHTKQMKLHATGSRDPSIEAHMRAIKTIVIFLAVFIMYYVVFLFVTSRFLNPHGKLELMFGGLTAVIFPLSHLFILLMGNSKLREAFLKVLGIVKGFHKRRKYSVPQRILKEAERNQQKRKMNLNLAFTLHIIA, from the exons ATGAAAGGAATTACTAGTCTTG AATGCTCTGCTAATATACCAGGTACAATGGAGGCAATATATATGCTCTTGATTACTGGCTCGTGGATGATAGGAATTTGGGGAAATCGATTCATTGTACTGGTAAACTACAGTGGCTGGCTCAAAAAGAGAGCTGTTTCCTTGACTGATGTCATCCTGGTCAGCCTGGCCACCTCCAGAATCTGTTTTTTG TGTGTTATATATATGGATGGTTTTATTATGGTACTCTTTCCAGATACATACAGGCATGGTGAGATGATGAACATTTTGGATATTTTCTGGACAACTTGCAATCATTCAACTGTCTGGTTTACTTTTTGCCTCAGCATCTTCTATTTACTCAAGATAGCCAGTATATCCCACCCAGTTTTCCTCTggctgaagctgaagatgaacA GTATCCTTGGGATTCTTCTGATGTCCTTTCTCATCTCCTCAATTATTAGTGCTTTACTGAATAATGATTCATTTTATGACTTCAGAATCAATAATGAAGCAAACATTACGTAGGAATTCAAAGTAAGTAAAATCCCAACTGCTTTCAAATAGATTATCCTGAACCTGGAGGCTATGGTTCCCTTTATTCTTTGCCTGGTCtcatttgtccttttatttttctccttacttCGACACACCAAGCAGATGAAACTTCATGCCACAGGGTCTAGAGACCCTAGCATAGAGGCCCACATGAGGGCCATAAAGACAATAGTCATCTTTCTGGCTGTTTTCATTATGTACTATGTAGTTTTTCTCTTCGTAACATCTCGCTTTCTGAATCCTCATGGAAAATTGGAGTTGATGTTTGGTGGCCTAACAGCTGTCATTTTCCCATTGAGCCATTTGTTCATCCTGCTAATGGGAAACAGCAAGCTGAGGGAGGCTTTTCTGAAGGTTCTGGGGATTGTGAAGGGTTTccacaaaagaaggaaatattctGTTCCCCAGAGAATCctgaaagaagcagaaagaaatcaacaaaaga GAAAAATGAATCTAAACCTCGCATTCACACTTCATATCATTGCCTAA
- the LOC102287524 gene encoding taste receptor type 2 member 10, which yields MLSVLEGLLIFVAVSESILGVLGDGFIGLAYFIECVKNKKFSTISFILMGLATSRIFLIGLITTDGFVKIFSPEMYSSGYLIDCITYSWVILNPASVFFATSLSIFYFLKIANFSHHIFLWLRSDVKRVLLLLMGYLLISWLVTFPLTMKIISDSRAKNRSVVFSVEVHKGEFFRNQILLNLGTLTIFILCLITCILLFISLRRHNQRMLLNATGFRDPSTEAHIKAMKVLISFIILFILYFIGITIEISCTTMSESKLLFIFGLTITALYPWGHSFILILGNNKLKQVFLRVQKQLKCWKKEKLLRTP from the coding sequence ATGCTGAGTGTACTGGAAGGCCTCCTCATTTTTGTAGCAGTTAGTGAGTCAATATTGGGGGTTTTAGGGGATGGATTTATTGGACTTGCATACTTCATTGAATGTGTGAAGAACAAGAAGTTTTCTACTATCAGCTTTATTCTCATGGGATTGGCTACTTCCAGAATTTTCCTGATAGGGTTAATAACTACCGATGGATTTGTGAAGATTTTTTCTCCAGAAATGTATTCCTCTGGTTACCTAATTGACTGTATTACTTACTCATGGGTAATTCTGAATCCAGCAAGTGTCTTTTTTGCCACCAGCCTCAGCATCTTCTATTTCCTGAAGATAGCCAATTTTTCCCACCACATTTTTCTCTGGTTGAGGAGTGACGTCAAAAGGGTTCTTCTCCTTCTGATGGGATACTTGCTTATTTCATGGTTAGTTACTTTCCCACTAACTATGAAGATAATTAGTGATTCTAGAGCAAAGAATAGAAGTGTAGTCTTTTCAGTTGAAGTGCATAAAGGTGAATTCTTTAGAAACCAGATTTTGCTCAATCTTGGAACCCTTACCATCTTCATACTATGCCTGATTACATGTATCTTATTGTTCATTTCCCTTCGGAGGCACAACCAGAGGATGCTACTGAATGCCACAGGATTCAGAGACCCCAGCACAGAAGCACATATCAAAGCAATGAAAGTTTTGATATCTTTTAtcatcctttttattttgtattttataggcATTACCATAGAAATATCATGCACTACTATGTCAGAAAGCAAgctgttgtttatttttggtctGACCATCACTGCCCTCTATCCCTGGGGACACTCATTTATCCTAATTCTAGGAAACAACAAGCTAAAGCAAGTTTTTTTGAGAGTACAGAAGCAATTAAAATGCTGGAAGAAAGAGAAGCTCCTCAGAACTCCTTGA
- the LOC102287234 gene encoding taste receptor type 2 member 10, which produces MLSIVEGLLLFVAVNESVLGVLGNGFIGLVNCINCVKNKKISTLSLILTGLASSRFCLIWIITTDAYVRVFSPDIYLSGNLSQYIAYLWIIMNQSSVWFTTSLSIFYFLKIANFSHCIFLWLKGHITEIFLLLMGCLPISWLFTFPNITMPFINNIMKNRSTTRLVTMHKSEYFINQILFNLGTFLVFVLCLITCFLIIASLWRHNRRMQLNATGFRDPSTEAHIKAMKILVSFIILFILYFVGTAIQILSVTVPENKLLFIFGMTTTILYPCGHSFILILGNSKLNQASLRVLKLLKC; this is translated from the coding sequence ATGCTGAGTATAGTAGAAGGCCTCCTCCTTTTTGTAGCAGTTAATGAGTCAGTATTGGGGGTTTTAGGGAATGGGTTTATTGGACTAGTAAACTGCATTAACTGTGTGAAAAATAAGAAGATCTCTACACTCAGCCTTATTCTCACTGGCTTAGCCTCTTCTAGATTTTGTCTGATATGGATAATAACTACAGATGCATATGTGAGAGtgttttctccagatatttaTTTGTCTGGTAATCTAAGTCAATATATAGCTTACTTATGGATAATTATGAATCAATCAAGTGTCTGGTTTACCACTAGCCTCAGCATCTTCTACTTCCTGAAAATAGCCAACTTTTCCCACTGCATTTTTCTCTGGCTGAAGGGTCACATcactgagatttttcttcttctaatgGGATGTTTGCCCATTTCATGGTTATTTACTTTTCCAAACATTACAATgccttttattaataatattatgaaGAACAGAAGCACAACCAGGTTGGTCACCATGCATAAAAGTGAATACTTTATAAATCAGATTTTGTTCAATCTTGGAACATTTCTTGTCTTTGTACTATGCCTGATTACATGTTTCTTAATAATCGCTTCCCTTTGGAGGCACAACAGGAGGATGCAATTGAATGCCACAGGATTCAGAGACCCCAGTACAGAAGCGCACATCAAAGCAATGAAGATTTTGGTGTCTTTTATCATCCTCTTTATCCTGTATTTTGTAGGCACTGCCATACAAATATTAAGTGTGACAGTGCCTGAAAACAAACTGCTATTTATTTTTGGTATGACAACCACCATCCTCTATCCCTGTGGACACTCATTTATCCTAATTCTTGGAAACAGCAAGCTTAACCAAGCCTCTTTGAGGGTACTGAAGCTATTAAAGTGctag